The nucleotide window AGAGACCAAGGCTTGAAGTAAGTATGATCTTggagctttatttatttaaattatatatattatatatatcctACATATGTTACCTGTgaaccacttgtgtgcctggtcaGAGAGGGTAATGTATCTGCTTAGAGTCCCAGAAGTAAATGAACAGCCATGTTGTTACTGAAAATCAAACCTACGTCTTTGCAAAAGCAAAATATCCTCTTTAACACTGAGGTACATCAATACCCTGTATCCTGAAACTTTTAAAACCATAGCATCATGATGCagctaatataaatatatgttggtGAGAGTATCAGATATTTGGCTCTGGCAGTTTTGATGAATCCATCGCTTTACAAGATTAAATGTTTTAGGAGGAAAAATTAcgtaaatataaaatgtgtgatTTATGCTGTCATTCATGGATATATTATATGATGGCCTTGGGCAATATCTTTTGCATTATTTCTACacatctatgcatgtgtgtatctctatATATGGACTATACTAGTGAAGTTGAAAATATAATTAGGTTCACCTTTCCTCACAAGAATCTGGGCCAGTACacttgttttctatttctctatcACAAGCTGACTTTAAAGTAGTAAATTAAATTAGTCCCATAATAAATTGATCTTGGTAATCATGGCAAATAAAAAAACATGGGCATTAAAGGTAAGACTGTTGAGTGAATCTTTAAAACATGTGTGAGTGCTGATGACATATGATAACACTGgggattttgttttctattgcatGTGAAGGAATCTGTTTTAAACTGTAATCTTCCACAAGTTCATGCTTGTCATAATGTTTGGAAAATGGTGATTATTTTAATACCACATGTTCCATCTTGTTGGAGACTCCAAATGATACATGTTCAGGTGTGATTATGTAGTAActacagaaaatagaaaaggaaaacaaaaccattgcCAGGatagggttgggggtgggagcaaTATTAAGCAGAATTGCAGGGTACAAGTATCTCaacaggaaaataggaaagggggaggaagataaatacagaagaaagtgGTAATTAGGTAAAATGTCAATATGAATGGCTGAAAAGACATAACTTCGGATTGTATTAGCAATTTACATTTCCattcaaaaggaagagaaaaacggTGTTTGCCATGGTAGCTAGGAGTCAGTTTTTTTAAACCTCAAGTCCAGTCACATAAAAGGTGATGAGATGGGAACTAAGCTGTGGGCCAtctatgaatatttataatgATAATTAATAGTAATTGGATGTAGAAAGTATTCTAGTGGTCTCCAACTGTATCTAGTCTTAAATTCTTACtatggatttgtttttaaaagaaacataaaaaaagataaattgaGGAAAATATTTTGCTAATTAAAATAGTGGGATTATCATGAATTAGCACCATGCTTTCATTAGAATTATGAGATAAAACAGATATTTGCACAAAATAGAGCACAGTAAAATTATGGCCTCACCTCAAtttttttgttatcttttgtGACTATTTTCCATATCAATGTAAGTTTTATTCAATTATACAAATGTGTTATCTATTCTCATCACTACTGTTTTAGGTGTTGAGTATAAAATGAGGCAATTTAAATCAACAGGATTGGATTTCTAAGGCATGAGACTGGGAGCACTACAGGctcaaaaattataaattctgtataaatatgtataaatgaatttattttttataatatggTATGCATATAGGAGATGCATAGAGGGCATGTAGAAATGTAGGTAGGCAATGATGTAAAATCTGGAACATCAAAAGTTAAAGAGACAAGTCAATCATCAACtagtatgaaaaataaaatgaggataGAGTCTTATTACCCACTGTATCAATAGCTTGATGTATACtctatttttttcagatatttgaaataaaattctacaATGCTCTTAAGATGAATACAATTTTCACTTATGTTCTCATTCAAGAATGTTCTGTATTTCCAAGCTGGAGTTGGAGTCCTAGCAAATATGTCTCTTCTTTGCTTCTATATTTTCATAATTGTAGGTCACAGACCTAAGCCCACAGACTTGATCTCCTGTCAACTGAGCTTCATTCACATAATGGTGCTCCTCACCGGAGGGGACCTGTTGCTTACAGACATATTTGAGTCACTAAATATTAACAATGACTTCAAATGTAAGGCAACTTTTTACATAAGCAGGGTGATGAGAGGCCTCTCTATCTGcaccacctgcctcctgagtgtgttcCAGGCTGTCACCATCAGTCCCAGTACCTCTTGTTTGGCAAGATTTAAACAAAAACTAAGGAAATACCTGATCTATGTTTTCTTATGTATTTGGTCTTTCAGTTTGTCCTACAGTAGCAGCCGGATCTTCTATGTTCGTGGTTTTACCAATGTGAGTGAGACTAACCAGATGCAGGTCACTAAATCCTGCTTACTCTTCCGCATGAGCTCCATCATCAGGGTGTTCATTTTTACAGTGACAACCTCCAGAGATGTATGTCTTGTAGGAGTCATGCTGActacaagcacatacatggtgaTTATCTTATTCAGGCATCAGAGGCAGTGCAAGCATCTTCAT belongs to Mus pahari unplaced genomic scaffold, PAHARI_EIJ_v1.1 scaffold_7408_1, whole genome shotgun sequence and includes:
- the LOC110315232 gene encoding vomeronasal type-1 receptor 100-like, whose translation is MFSFKNVLYFQAGVGVLANMSLLCFYIFIIVGHRPKPTDLISCQLSFIHIMVLLTGGDLLLTDIFESLNINNDFKCKATFYISRVMRGLSICTTCLLSVFQAVTISPSTSCLARFKQKLRKYLIYVFLCIWSFSLSYSSSRIFYVRGFTNVSETNQMQVTKSCLLFRMSSIIRVFIFTVTTSRDVCLVGVMLTTSTYMVIILFRHQRQCKHLHSISHPRASPEKRATQTILLLVVFFVVMFWVDFIISTTSVLLWMYDPVSLMVQKFLTYVYPTISPLVQISSDNRIIIMVKNMHSKHHQIFF